The Fundulus heteroclitus isolate FHET01 unplaced genomic scaffold, MU-UCD_Fhet_4.1 scaffold_345, whole genome shotgun sequence sequence TCTGAGGTCTAAAAAGTCATCTCTccaaataaatgtcacatgTTTGGGCTTGTTTTCTTGTGTCTTTTAGATGCAGGAGGTGGACAGCACCCAGGCAGGCTCACAGCGGACCTTCAGTGTCCTGGATCGCCTGCTGCTCACTCACCCTGTGTGGCTGCAGCTGTCACTCAACCAGGACTCCGCCCTGTACATCCTGCTCAGAGAGCCTGTTGGGGTAGATATTCACCTTAATAAAACAATCAGCATATTCTCTGGAGCAGTTTCTACATATGCTATATTCAATCCAAATATTTTCAAGTATTGAAAAATGTTGGCAATATGATTGGAAGAAATTGGGACTGAAGCTTTAAACGTGAAGGTTTAGATTGAAATTTCACTgtaaaattgcagtaaaatttcAACCGTAGCTGTTATTACACGTTTCCGCTTGCTGCTTATGTGCCttattgaaatgcaaaaaaaaaaaaaaaaaaaactcaactagagcctatttacatttgtttgttttatggttCTTGCTGCTTTCAGACTTTTCTGGTGCGCAAGTGCAGCTCCAGCCAGAGGAAGGTGCTGTGCTTGAGAGTGGCAGCCGACAGGAGTGCCTCCTCTGTTAAGGAGTGCTTCATTTGTGAGGAGGACTCCAGTGAGTATGAAACAAGCCTGTGATATTTGTTTATAGTTACACTGATGCAAGCAACAGTTAaaattttaattactttaaaaaaaacaataatttaagaGACTTATAATACAAAACAAGCTTTAAAAATGGTGTTGCATCTTATTTtaatgaacaacaaaaaacactgaatattttttaagatgtcccaaaaaaatatttttagctcTCACAGTCAGACAGAGGACAACAGTGTTGGAAAAGAAACAGTTCTTGCTGAAATTTCACTTGTTCTTTCTTCTTAGGTTCAGCCTAGCGTTAGCACTGTAGCACAGCTGTTTGCTGCAGGAAGATAGAAAATCAGCAGTTTGAAAAAATGTTGCTTCGGAAGATTGTTTTTGATCTGAATATCAATTCAACCATTTAGACAGAGAATTCCTACATTGGATATGTAGTTTTTAACAATGGTGACAATAGGATGATGAAAGCTCTTTGAGCCATGAGTCTTATGGCACCATATATGGCTATAATACAAAACCCTAAAACAATGTCAATCTACTTGAGTCATACATGTAGAAAAgtattttatcattctttctaaatgtttttctcagctCTCCGAGGAAAAATTTGCTTTGCATCTGCCTGTGCATGATATACACAAATAATTCATCAGAGATCTTTTTCTGTAACTATGGGAAGCagttaaatacaataaaaatgaaaaccatatAGACAGAAACTTAATTAACCATTTTTTTGGTCCGTTTTTTCCTCTAGCATGGCTTTATGGCATAAATCATATACACAAATGAAAAGTCAATCCATTTTCCATTAAATTGGGAGTCTCAAATTCCAGTCCACGTGGGCCCatatcctgcaacttttagatatgCTCTGCACAACTGAATTAATTGGCAATCGAGTTTTTCAGAGATCTGCTAATGACCTATATTGGTCTCAACACTGCTGAAAGCATAGAAATATCGAAATGTTGTAGCGCACAGGCTTTGGGGACTGGAGTTTAAGAGTCCTGCTTAAAAAGGCACCAGATTTGTAAGGCAAATTTAGCAAATCCTCTCTGCAAATGCCAAATTATATTTAGTGGAGGCAGTGGGATGGAAAAGCAAGGCGTCCCAACATTGGAGGCAATCCCAATGCAGAGAGACGTCTGGATACAAATTTACAATGTTGAGTAACTTTCAGGTTTACAGCATATTTGAAATTCTGTAAACAAGAAGacgcaaaacaaaaataatacactattgtttctccctttttttttaataatttggaCTATAGCTATTATTAGTGAGTCCGACAGGCGGGCAGTTTGAAACCTCCCGAGAACAGTAGTCCAACAAATCTACAAAGTTGGCAGTCCTGcgtgatttttttccctctgttaGTGCAGGAAATGTGATGGGTGTTTCATATTATTTTTGACAGCTTCTCCTAAAATGAACCAGTCTTTCACTTCTGTCAGCCGATCTCTTTCTATTCTGTGAGCAGCATTCGCCTTGGAGAGCTCAGCACTCAGCTTCCCGGACTTGTGTCGTCTGGTGGCCTTCTACTGTATCAGCAGGTAATatatcatacaaaaaaaaacattcacagtgACGATAAGAGCATGCAGGCAATCGATTTGGTGTTTTCTTGGCGAGGCGCCAGCATAAGTCCTGCAGAgtactgacaatcagggaaagTATGCTTCTGCTTTATATTGGCATACTTCACTGGGCCGCTCAGAGTTTTCAGTCCCAAATAGCAGCTCTTGGATGTGTAAAATAATGCAAGCCAGGCTTTTTCACTTATGTGAAGGATGTGGGTAGCTGGGATGCCACATCAGGTCTGAGGCCTGAAATAAGGCTGTGATGAGAGCAGCCTGTAATGTTTGTAGTATGAAAAGTCTTGAATGTGAATGTAGTCAACACTGTACTAAAGCATGCATCTTTTTCAATGAGTCTGACTGTCCTGTCATCTTATAATTATCAATAGCCCTGCAGTCTTTCCCAGTTTCTCTCTGGTCTTTTACTACCCTTACTTGCTGTTCTTTACAATTTATGTCAGTCAAGCTCATGAAAATGTCCTTTTAGTCTGttagcttgtttttctttaagttttatttttttaacaacgaCTCCAGAACAACATGAACACAGAACTCAAGGGTGGATCCAGTTAAAACTAATGGTtggatgtagttttttttaaacattaattacTCTACATGTTTTGTACTGAACTGATTAATACCCTTGTTATCAAAATAACATTATATGACACAATAAGAAAAGTCTTTCAGTTTATATAGATGTTGCTTGATGAccaaataattcaattcaattcaattttatctatatagcaccTATTCgtgacacatgtcatctcaaggcactttccaaagtcaaattcaatcagattatacagattggtaaaaaaaaataaaataaaaatcctatctaaggaaacccagccgattgcatcaagtcttgacaagcagatgaagaagcgtagagccacagtgacagtcgtctgcattgtccatggctttgcagcaatccctcatactgagcaagcatgaagcgacagtggaaaggaaaactccccattaacaggaaggaaaaacctctagcagaaccgggctcagtatgaacggtcatctgcctcgaccgactgggggttacagaagacagagcagagacacaacaagacaaaaaagcacagaagcacacattgatccagtaatctgtcctacattagatggtaatagcgggtaatctgatgatgtcacagctaacagaacgccagaccaggtgtacctactatgaaggaaaaaaagtgaatagACATATAGGATTTGGATTATGAGGATAAACAGCAATTTTTACTTTAGACATACTTGAACCTGGAATGTTGTGATTTGTGCTTCCATGATGTGGTTCATCCAGCCTCACAGGTCCCAATaactcaaaatgttttttgtcttaTGTTAACGCTTCATGATCCTGTTAATCATGCAGCTAGGTTGGAGAAATTTTACTGAACAGGGTTTCCGACATAAAGTGTTCAACCCTCTCCGCAGTACTCGTATATTCTCACACCTACTTTGCCCGGCAACACTCTTTCTTGACAATGATGCTGCTGCTCAGTCCTCGCCCAGCTGGAAAATCCCCGGTTATGATTGGCAGACAAAATCACAGACAGTACACCAACCAGAGAGACTCATGAACTCTGACACCAATCATTCAAAAACCCCAGTTTCATTCTCATTCTTAGGATCAGATTGTGGAATTCCTGCCCCTGCAGTGTTTAGTGtagctcattttctttttgtcagaaCCATTTGAtttatccatttttattttcttttgctccAGAGACGTCTTGCCGTTTCCTCTTCAGCTACCAGAGGCCATTGCCAGTGCCACGACACACCGACAACTGGAAGCCATCTCGCACATGGGACAGGGTAAACACCACTCATTTAGTCAGAAACTATTTACTTTTAGAATAAATTTAGAATAATTGTTCGTCGAATCACAGTGAAATTTGCCACAGACTCTCATGTGTCATACACGTAATGGATAATGACGACTCTTGCATTCCTCATATTTAAACCAAAGACAAATTAACTGTAGTGCCCTTTCTATGCAACTGTGTGTTTTCGCTCCTCACTAGCTGCATTTGACAGTTTTCCCTCGTCACTACAACTAACAGAGTGAAGAATATCTGCATATCAGTTGTGAGAAAGTCAACTGTGTGAGGAAGTGACTGCCAGATTGCGTCTATTTTAACACAGAAGCATGTGCTGTTGTGCCGCAGCAGCAAAGAGCGAGGTGTGACTTCATGATGGCCGAAAGTGATAAGCAGATTCTGGAATATCGTAGCTCTTGAAAAACAAGTCTGCCCTATGgtgcaaataatttttttaatccttgATCAGATAAAAGCAAATGAACCGACTTAAAAGCAACCTGTCAGTGTTTTCTATGCTGCTTGGTTGGAGTGTTCTTTTTaatatgccaaaaaaaaaaaagaaaagagaaagaaaacaaaacaaagaatggCCACACAGCTGAGAACTATAATGTAGGAGTACATAACAGCACCACTCTTTTCTAGCCTGCTTTAAATGGTCAATAATCATTTATACTCGGAACAGATTCAACGTCATACTGGATATAGTTGCTCTAAAATTGTGCCAGGCGTTACAGAAACAGCAgcgtttttattcatttaatggCAAATGAAGATCTGTTCATTttgagatttccaaaaggctgcCCAGGTTTCCAAAACCAGCATGTTTCAAGACAGAGGCTGGAAGTTTAAAAGGGTGAAAAAAGGCCTTTCTATTATTTGCTAATCTCTCCCGATGTTGTAGATTTATTAGTTTCTATCCTCTTTTTTACTCATTCCTTAAATATGAACTTGTGGTTCTGAACACCCTTCCTCCCTTTTTCTATCAGAGTTCTGGAGCTCACCGAGTGCTGTAGACATCCAAAACGGGCCCCTCGGGCCTGTTGCATCAACCAGCAGCCCCCATGCCCAAATGGGGGGGGCTCAGGACCGATGGTCTCTGATGACTCGAGGCAAGCAAGGCAAGGTCTGCTTCATCAACCCGCTCTTCCTTCAGCTGGAGGTTTGGAAGGTGAGCTACAACCcgtcttgagttttttttaaaaaaaaagaccatctATGATTTCAAATTGGGTTTCATGTCATCTAACTTTGAATCTAAAGCAGCAGCCACAACACACCAACCACAGCGCCTCCAATAAACGGCACCGCTTCAAGCGCAGCATGCGTCTCCGGCTCTCAGAGTCCTCCATGAATTTGTCCCTGGAAGGCATTGGCTCCTACTCACCTCCGCCGTCGGTGGAGCAACCCGGCGGGTCGGAGGGGCTGCACAAGGCTAGCCCTAATCCCCAGAGAAGAGTTCACGCGGGGGCCGGCGTCCTGAGGAGAACTCCCGCAGTCTCGCCCGGGTCAGCAGAGGAAGACGACATGATGGCCATTTATGTGCCACAGGTAAGCGCAGAGCTCAATATTTGAAATTCAAATAGTGAAGCGCACAGAGATTTCCTTCTATCTTTCTGtaagtgatttaaaatgtttgtgcctgctctaaaaaaaaaaaaaagaatctactTGTCGTCATCTTCTAACTGAGAAGCATGACTCCTCTCTTGTTCAAGGCATCTGCTGCTGCCGATGAGACACCCAAGTTCCAGCAGGAGGCGGGAATCGAAGGGACAGTTCTGGGCCTGGAGCGCCGGCCGGCTCCGTCCTTGGCTGAGCTCGacagctgcagctccttcagcagcatggaggacGAAAACGACTCCGATTCAGAACCAGAAAGCATGGCCCAAGCCCAAACAAACGCCTTCCACCGCCCGCCACTGGTCCGCTCGCGAGGCCGCGGAGGGCTACATCGCATGAGCGAGGCGTTTGTGTGTTTCTTCGCGCCCGACAAGCGTCTGACTCGACTGGTGGAGGAACTGGCCCGGGACAGACGCTCGGTCTTCGGGGGCACGGTTCAGGACTTCCTCCAGGAGCAGAGAAAGGTGCTGAAAGCGCTGAGCTCCTCTTCGTCGTCTTCGGCGACAGGTGCAACTTCGGTGCAGCTTCTGCAAGGCCTGCGCCTCTTCCTGTCACAGGCGAAGTGTTGCCTGCTGGACAGCAGAGAACTTGAGCCTCCCATTGAAACCCTGGTGCCCGAGAACGAGAAAGGTAAGCCAAgagaaacaccaaaaaaaagtcttctAACGCATCGTTGTGCTGTCATCTGCGTTTGCACACGTCATTTTGTTGCAAAGTTTGACTCAGGCAGGTGGGAGGGCCACCTAAAACTTCAGAAGGGCAAGTGATCCCTCTTAAAAGTCATGCTTaaggactttttttccaaatgttttagATTCATTGTTTTGAAGTGATGAGtggaaattgttttaaatcGATTCAGGCAAGGAATAAGCAAAAGatgcaaataaaaaagctgactattttcactttttacgcagaaaaagaagaaaaaaaattaaagctgaaTCTCTTTTCTACTGTTACCTAATTTTATGTAACATCCAATCTacattaatgtttttctgttggtacagggtttttttttctccatttaattAAGACATGTCTCTTGATTTGTTCCTGTAATTTTTCTCATACTCTTCCTGACAGGCTTGGCTCCCAGCTGCAGCACGCTCTTAATCAGCTCACCTACTTCCACTCGTCCTTCCACCCTCCCCGCTATAAATATCCCCGGTTTTTACAGTCAGGTGTTAGATCCGCTCAGGTCAGATCGCCTGCTTTTCCTTTGCCTCTTGTGGTTCAGTTTAGTCACTGAAATTAAAATCTTGGTCCTGAACCAGGCTGCAAAATGGGCAATCTGCATTTGCTTCCACCTCAATCAGAGACGTTGCAGTTTGAAATATTCAACCCGTTTCAAAAGCTGATTATCAATCAATTGTTGACGATTCTTTACAGGGAAGGGATAAAGGGTTCATTGGCAGAATTTTGATATgtaatgaaatattttgttgGTTGGCTATCTCTATAAGCAcccaaaaatatttaatatgcttgtttagaTCAGTAATAATCACAAGCACAGCTAAAGagattaaaataactttaaaaagttcaacatGTTTTGTCATTAATTTCAGAAAGTCAAATTCATATATTACATAATTTTATTACGTAACGGATGAAATATTTCTATCCTTTATGTCTTGTAATTTGAATGACTATAGCttacaaatgattaaaaaaaaaacacgtttgaGAATTACAAAAGATAATTAAAACCCATTAAATGTCATTAATACATCGGTGTTCTCATGGAATGTATTTCAgccatatctttttttttgggggggggggggattaaggGGTTTAAAAAGGATAATTGGTACTGAAATGACCGTCTTCTGAAacttatatttatttctatatgCTCAATACTTGGTTTTGGCTCCCTTTGTATAAACTACTGCATCAATGTGACGTGGCATGGAGAAGAtgagcctgtggttctgctgcagtgtAATGGaggcccaggttgctttgatagctgcctcCAGGTCTTGTTGGCTCTGGCGTGTCTCATCTTTAGCATCAGCTGCCTGGCCCTTTGGTAATGCTTGTAACCaaggaagaaaatgtgtttgtcaAAACCATTGAAATGTTAGTCATACCACAGAAAACGCAGTAAGCACAGATAATATTTTGGTCTGACTCGCACGGcgcatttttctaaaaaaaaaaaaaaaaaaaaacca is a genomic window containing:
- the LOC118559741 gene encoding ras and Rab interactor 2-like; translated protein: MQEVDSTQAGSQRTFSVLDRLLLTHPVWLQLSLNQDSALYILLREPVGTFLVRKCSSSQRKVLCLRVAADRSASSVKECFICEEDSTFALESSALSFPDLCRLVAFYCISRDVLPFPLQLPEAIASATTHRQLEAISHMGQEFWSSPSAVDIQNGPLGPVASTSSPHAQMGGAQDRWSLMTRGKQGKVCFINPLFLQLEVWKQPQHTNHSASNKRHRFKRSMRLRLSESSMNLSLEGIGSYSPPPSVEQPGGSEGLHKASPNPQRRVHAGAGVLRRTPAVSPGSAEEDDMMAIYVPQASAAADETPKFQQEAGIEGTVLGLERRPAPSLAELDSCSSFSSMEDENDSDSEPESMAQAQTNAFHRPPLVRSRGRGGLHRMSEAFVCFFAPDKRLTRLVEELARDRRSVFGGTVQDFLQEQRKVLKALSSSSSSSATGATSVQLLQGLRLFLSQAKCCLLDSRELEPPIETLVPENEK